In Liquorilactobacillus hordei DSM 19519, the following proteins share a genomic window:
- the tuf gene encoding elongation factor Tu, producing the protein MAKEHYERTKPHVNIGTIGHVDHGKTTLTAAISKVLADKGLAEQQDFATIDAAPEERERGITINTAHIEYETEKRHYAHIDAPGHADYVKNMITGAAQMDGAILVVAATDGPMPQTREHILLARQVGVEYLVVFLNKCDLVDDEELLDLVEMEVRELLSEYDFPGDDIPVIRGSALKALEGDADAVAKIEELMNTVDEYIPTPVRPTDKPFLMPVEDVFTITGRGTVASGRIDRGVVKVGDEIEIVGLRDAPLKTTVTGLEMFRKTLDEGEAGDNVGALLRGVNRDQIERGQVLAAPGSIETHKKFKGEVYVLSKEEGGRHTPFFSNYRPQFYFHTTDVTGVIELPEGVEMVMPGDNVTFTVELIAPVAIEKGLKFTVREGGRTVGAGVVSEIDD; encoded by the coding sequence ATGGCAAAAGAACATTACGAAAGAACAAAACCCCATGTAAACATCGGTACAATTGGACACGTTGATCATGGGAAAACAACTTTAACTGCTGCAATTTCAAAAGTTTTAGCTGACAAAGGTTTGGCTGAACAACAAGACTTTGCAACAATCGATGCAGCTCCAGAAGAGCGTGAACGTGGTATTACAATCAATACTGCTCACATCGAGTACGAGACAGAAAAGCGTCACTATGCTCATATTGATGCTCCAGGACATGCTGATTACGTTAAAAACATGATTACTGGTGCTGCTCAAATGGATGGTGCTATCCTTGTTGTTGCTGCAACAGATGGTCCTATGCCACAAACACGTGAACATATCTTACTTGCACGCCAGGTTGGTGTTGAATATCTTGTTGTCTTCTTAAACAAGTGTGACTTGGTTGACGATGAAGAATTGTTAGACTTAGTTGAAATGGAAGTTCGTGAATTATTAAGCGAATATGATTTCCCTGGTGATGATATTCCTGTTATCCGTGGTTCAGCTCTTAAAGCTCTTGAAGGCGATGCAGATGCAGTTGCTAAGATTGAAGAATTGATGAATACGGTTGATGAATATATTCCAACTCCAGTTCGTCCTACAGACAAACCATTCTTGATGCCTGTTGAAGATGTATTTACAATTACAGGACGTGGTACTGTTGCTTCTGGTCGTATTGACCGTGGGGTTGTTAAAGTTGGTGATGAAATCGAAATCGTTGGATTGAGAGACGCACCTTTGAAGACAACTGTTACTGGTCTTGAAATGTTCCGTAAGACTCTTGATGAAGGTGAAGCTGGAGATAACGTTGGTGCATTGCTTCGTGGTGTTAACCGCGATCAAATCGAACGTGGTCAAGTTCTTGCAGCTCCTGGTTCTATCGAGACTCACAAGAAGTTTAAGGGTGAAGTTTATGTCTTGAGCAAAGAAGAAGGCGGACGTCATACTCCATTCTTCTCAAATTATCGTCCTCAATTCTACTTCCATACAACTGATGTTACAGGTGTTATTGAATTGCCAGAAGGTGTAGAAATGGTTATGCCTGGTGATAATGTTACATTTACAGTTGAATTGATCGCTCCAGTTGCTATTGAAAAAGGTCTTAAATTCACGGTTCGTGAAGGTGGACGTACTGTTGGTGCTGGTGTTGTTTCAGAAATTGACGAT
- a CDS encoding ribonuclease J, with protein MSDIKIIPLGGVRENAKNMYAVVVSDEIFILDCGLKYPENGLLGIDTVIPDFSFLRENASKIVGVFLTHGHADAIGALPYFLSEFDVPVFGTELTIELAKITVHDEEKTKKFTDFHVVNDQTEIDFENATVSFFKTTHSIPESCGIVVKTDKGSIVYTGDFKFDQTATNGYRTDFGRLAEIGKNRVLALLSDSANAENPNTPVAEHEIYEFINENFEYRKGRIVVACVASNIMRVQQVFDAAAQNNRKIILTGHDAEEIINTALRLEKLHLSNDELLVPLSDIEKIPDENLIILETGRSGEPLKSLQKMALGKHKNVSLKKGDLVFITTTPSHAMETAVAKTRNMIYRAGADVKAISDELNSSGHASRNDLQLMMNLLKPKYVIPVQGEYRLLAANSRCAQEIGISKDNIFITSKGDIIEYDHDKLLLASSVEVGNTLIDGSGVGDIGNIVLRDRKILSEDGVFVAVVTIDRRKKKIVDSPQITSRGFVYVKTSRDLIAESATIVTEAVQKNLDNKEFDWGHLKQDVRDQLNHFLYEHTKRHPVILPVIMEINQHKHFSKKK; from the coding sequence ATGAGTGATATAAAAATCATTCCACTTGGTGGTGTGCGTGAAAATGCAAAGAACATGTACGCTGTTGTGGTGAGTGATGAGATATTTATTTTAGACTGTGGGCTGAAGTATCCTGAAAATGGATTACTTGGAATAGATACTGTTATTCCAGACTTTAGCTTTTTAAGAGAAAACGCAAGTAAAATTGTTGGAGTATTTTTAACACATGGACATGCTGATGCAATTGGAGCTTTGCCATATTTCTTGAGTGAGTTCGATGTTCCTGTTTTTGGAACTGAATTGACAATTGAATTGGCGAAAATCACAGTACATGATGAGGAAAAAACAAAGAAGTTTACTGATTTTCACGTTGTTAATGATCAAACTGAAATTGACTTTGAAAATGCAACTGTTTCCTTTTTCAAGACGACACATTCTATACCTGAATCATGTGGAATAGTTGTCAAAACAGACAAGGGAAGTATCGTATATACTGGTGACTTTAAGTTTGATCAAACTGCAACTAACGGATATCGTACGGATTTTGGAAGACTTGCTGAAATTGGGAAGAACAGGGTTTTAGCTTTATTAAGTGATTCTGCAAATGCGGAAAATCCGAATACACCAGTTGCTGAGCATGAAATCTATGAATTTATTAACGAGAATTTTGAGTATCGGAAGGGCAGAATTGTAGTTGCCTGTGTTGCTTCAAATATAATGCGTGTACAACAAGTCTTTGATGCAGCTGCACAGAACAATCGTAAAATTATTTTAACTGGTCATGATGCTGAAGAAATAATCAATACTGCTTTGAGGCTAGAAAAGTTGCATCTTTCAAATGATGAATTGTTGGTACCACTTTCCGATATTGAAAAAATCCCTGATGAAAATTTGATTATACTTGAAACTGGTCGTTCAGGTGAACCTTTAAAATCATTGCAAAAAATGGCCTTGGGTAAGCACAAAAATGTTTCATTGAAAAAAGGAGATTTAGTCTTTATTACGACAACTCCTTCACATGCTATGGAAACTGCGGTTGCTAAAACTAGAAATATGATTTATCGAGCAGGAGCAGATGTTAAGGCTATCTCAGATGAGTTAAATTCTTCTGGTCATGCAAGCCGTAATGATTTGCAACTGATGATGAATTTACTTAAGCCAAAGTACGTTATTCCTGTGCAAGGCGAATATCGTCTGTTGGCTGCTAACAGTAGATGTGCACAAGAAATTGGCATTTCTAAAGATAATATCTTCATTACGTCTAAAGGTGACATTATTGAATATGATCACGATAAGTTATTATTAGCTAGTTCGGTTGAAGTTGGTAATACTCTGATTGATGGTAGTGGTGTGGGAGATATAGGAAATATTGTTTTGCGAGACCGTAAAATTCTTTCAGAAGACGGTGTCTTTGTTGCTGTAGTAACAATTGATAGAAGAAAGAAAAAAATTGTTGATAGTCCTCAAATTACATCTCGTGGTTTTGTTTATGTTAAGACAAGTCGTGATTTGATTGCAGAGAGTGCAACTATTGTAACAGAAGCCGTCCAAAAAAATCTAGACAACAAGGAATTTGACTGGGGACATTTAAAACAAGATGTGCGTGATCAGCTCAATCATTTCTTATATGAACATACGAAGAGGCATCCTGTGATTTTACCAGTTATCATGGAAATAAATCAGCATAAGCATTTTTCAAAAAAGAAATAA
- the dapA gene encoding 4-hydroxy-tetrahydrodipicolinate synthase, with amino-acid sequence MKFDNAEIITAMVTPFDEEGKVSYERLEKLIDHLLNSGTKGLLVSGTTGEAPTLTKSEKIELIKKTVEFVNGRVPVIAGTGSNNTAQTIEFTNEVAEINGVDAALVVVPYYNKPDQRGMIAHFTAVADACSLPIIIYNIPGRTGVTMEVSTIATLAKNKNIIGIKDCTGNVNLSRIVAATPDNFLTYTGEDADALAAKTVGAKGVISVAAHLYGDKIEKMYNFVEQGKYKEAGSIMRELTPKMAAIFSAPSPSPVKAILNYKGIEVGGCRLPILGLSSSQFKQLVNILNI; translated from the coding sequence ATGAAATTTGATAATGCTGAAATTATTACAGCGATGGTTACACCTTTCGATGAGGAGGGTAAGGTAAGCTACGAAAGACTTGAAAAATTAATTGATCATTTACTGAATTCAGGGACAAAGGGTCTGCTTGTTTCAGGGACAACGGGCGAGGCACCTACTTTGACTAAATCTGAAAAAATTGAATTGATTAAAAAGACCGTAGAGTTTGTTAACGGTAGAGTGCCTGTAATTGCAGGTACAGGGTCTAACAACACTGCACAGACGATAGAATTTACCAATGAAGTTGCAGAAATCAACGGTGTTGATGCAGCATTAGTCGTGGTACCTTATTATAATAAACCTGACCAAAGAGGAATGATTGCTCATTTTACAGCAGTTGCTGATGCATGTTCGTTACCAATAATTATCTATAATATTCCTGGCAGAACAGGTGTTACTATGGAAGTATCAACAATTGCTACTTTAGCAAAAAATAAAAATATTATTGGAATTAAAGACTGTACTGGAAATGTTAATTTAAGCCGAATTGTAGCGGCAACACCGGACAATTTCTTGACATATACGGGTGAGGATGCAGATGCTTTAGCTGCTAAAACTGTCGGTGCTAAAGGCGTTATTTCTGTTGCAGCACATCTTTATGGCGATAAAATTGAGAAAATGTATAATTTTGTAGAGCAAGGAAAATACAAAGAAGCAGGTTCTATAATGCGTGAATTAACACCTAAGATGGCAGCTATCTTTAGTGCACCATCTCCCAGCCCTGTGAAGGCTATTCTTAACTATAAAGGGATTGAAGTAGGTGGTTGTAGGTTGCCAATTTTGGGATTATCTAGTAGTCAATTTAAACAACTAGTAAACATATTAAATATTTAA
- a CDS encoding aspartate-semialdehyde dehydrogenase: MDGYNVAIVGATGAVGTRMIQMLEESVLPIASVKYLASKRSAGKVLKFKNEDVVVEELVPDSFNDVNLALFSAGGGVSKKFAPEAIKRGAVVVDNTSAFRMEEGVPLVVPEVNEKALYEHKGLIANPNCSTIQMVVALEPLRKVYGLKKVIVTTMQAVSGAGNRAIQELHDETKAILNGEEYKPQILPVSGDKKHYQIAFNPLAQIDVFEDDGYSHEEWKMIHETKKIMSDQDLQVTATCVRVPVAVAHSETVWFELEKSGADVAKLQSILKEAPGVVLEDDPKNQIYPQAVNAEGKKDTFVGRIRADNEQANSFHLYCVSDNLLKGAAWNSVQIAERLHALNLMRVPD; this comes from the coding sequence ATGGACGGATATAATGTTGCTATTGTGGGTGCAACAGGTGCTGTGGGCACTCGAATGATTCAAATGCTAGAAGAATCAGTGTTACCAATTGCTAGTGTTAAGTATTTAGCCTCAAAAAGATCAGCAGGAAAAGTTTTGAAATTTAAGAACGAAGATGTAGTTGTTGAAGAACTTGTCCCCGATTCTTTTAATGATGTAAACTTAGCACTTTTTTCTGCAGGTGGTGGTGTGTCGAAGAAGTTTGCTCCCGAAGCTATAAAGCGTGGAGCAGTTGTAGTTGATAATACAAGTGCTTTTCGGATGGAAGAGGGAGTTCCATTAGTTGTGCCGGAAGTTAACGAAAAGGCCCTTTATGAACATAAAGGATTAATTGCAAATCCCAATTGTTCAACAATTCAGATGGTTGTAGCTCTGGAGCCACTACGTAAAGTTTATGGACTAAAGAAAGTAATTGTTACAACTATGCAAGCTGTTTCTGGAGCAGGTAATCGTGCGATTCAAGAATTACATGATGAAACAAAAGCAATTCTCAATGGTGAAGAGTATAAGCCACAAATCTTACCAGTTTCAGGTGATAAGAAGCATTACCAAATTGCGTTTAATCCACTTGCGCAAATTGATGTTTTTGAAGACGACGGTTACTCTCATGAAGAATGGAAAATGATTCATGAAACGAAAAAAATTATGTCAGATCAAGATTTACAAGTTACTGCAACATGTGTACGTGTTCCAGTTGCTGTTGCGCACTCTGAAACAGTGTGGTTTGAATTAGAAAAATCCGGAGCTGATGTAGCAAAGTTACAATCTATCTTAAAGGAAGCACCTGGGGTTGTATTGGAAGATGATCCTAAAAATCAGATTTATCCACAAGCTGTTAATGCTGAGGGCAAGAAGGACACATTCGTTGGAAGAATTAGAGCAGATAATGAGCAAGCTAATTCTTTCCATTTATATTGTGTTTCTGATAATTTATTAAAAGGTGCTGCATGGAATTCTGTACAAATTGCAGAAAGACTTCATGCACTTAATTTAATGCGAGTTCCAGACTAA
- the rpsO gene encoding 30S ribosomal protein S15: MAISKEKKTEIMQKYARHEGDTGSAEVQIAVLTFDINELNEHIRSHKKDYASQRGLMKKIGHRRNLLAYLRANDVQRYRELIKSLGLRR, encoded by the coding sequence ATGGCAATCTCAAAGGAAAAGAAAACAGAGATTATGCAGAAATATGCTCGTCACGAAGGTGATACAGGTTCTGCAGAAGTTCAAATTGCAGTTTTGACATTTGATATTAATGAACTTAATGAGCATATTCGTTCACATAAGAAAGATTATGCTTCACAACGTGGATTGATGAAGAAAATCGGTCACCGTCGTAACTTATTAGCATATTTACGTGCTAACGATGTACAACGTTATCGTGAATTGATTAAGAGCTTAGGCTTGCGTCGTTAA
- the rpsT gene encoding 30S ribosomal protein S20, producing the protein MPIIKSAIKRVTTNEKASARNSSQLSSMRTAVKKFESAKTAGAENVEDLYKAAVKAVDQAKSKGLIKANKAARDKSRLAARLAK; encoded by the coding sequence TTGCCAATTATCAAATCAGCTATTAAACGTGTAACTACTAATGAAAAAGCTAGCGCTCGTAATTCTTCTCAATTAAGTTCAATGCGTACTGCTGTTAAAAAGTTCGAAAGTGCTAAGACAGCAGGTGCCGAAAATGTAGAAGATTTATACAAAGCAGCTGTTAAGGCTGTCGATCAAGCTAAATCAAAAGGTTTAATCAAAGCAAATAAAGCTGCTCGAGATAAGTCACGTCTCGCAGCTCGTTTAGCGAAATAA
- the holA gene encoding DNA polymerase III subunit delta — translation MKISELFTKIEKNTFDNIYLILGKEEYIQEKVIKTFVKCIPEEERAMNIGQYDMEVNLLTDALNDALSAPFFGEKKLIIIKRPLFLTADNKKAKLEQNTDELLKYIKNPEPRTILLLVAPYEKLDERKKITKQLLKSVTLVESGYSSEQDTLKEVSKIISKNGYTIEAKAYELLKIRTEGKLSLIMNELPKLFLLAYKTKIINEEMINRMVARTLEQNIFDLGELVLNDKVELAIEMYADLIEQHEEPLKINAILIGQVRLLLQVQILQQHGYAQGNIASALKVHPYRIKLALQNNRKYSKKILSEKYAGLVRLEEQMKSSQKGAEQLFQLFMLGYFSEKR, via the coding sequence ATGAAGATCAGTGAGTTATTTACAAAGATAGAGAAAAATACTTTTGATAATATTTATTTAATACTTGGAAAAGAAGAGTATATCCAAGAAAAAGTTATAAAAACGTTTGTAAAATGCATTCCTGAGGAAGAAAGAGCTATGAATATTGGACAATACGACATGGAAGTTAATTTGCTTACGGATGCATTAAATGATGCACTTTCAGCTCCTTTTTTCGGGGAAAAAAAATTAATAATTATCAAACGTCCACTCTTCTTAACAGCTGATAATAAAAAAGCAAAACTAGAGCAAAATACGGATGAACTTTTAAAGTATATTAAAAATCCTGAACCTAGAACAATATTATTACTTGTTGCTCCATATGAAAAACTTGATGAACGAAAAAAGATAACAAAACAATTATTAAAAAGTGTAACTTTGGTTGAAAGTGGGTATTCTTCTGAACAAGATACTTTAAAAGAAGTAAGCAAAATAATTAGTAAGAATGGTTATACTATTGAGGCTAAAGCATATGAATTATTGAAGATAAGAACGGAAGGTAAGCTATCACTAATTATGAATGAACTTCCTAAACTTTTTTTGTTAGCCTATAAAACAAAGATTATTAATGAAGAAATGATAAATAGAATGGTTGCTCGAACATTAGAACAAAATATTTTTGATTTAGGAGAACTAGTATTAAACGATAAAGTAGAATTGGCAATTGAAATGTATGCTGATTTGATTGAACAACATGAGGAACCGTTAAAAATCAATGCAATTCTAATTGGTCAAGTTAGATTATTGTTGCAAGTACAAATATTACAACAACATGGATATGCACAAGGAAATATTGCAAGTGCATTGAAAGTACATCCCTATAGAATTAAGTTGGCTTTACAAAATAATAGGAAGTATTCAAAGAAAATATTAAGTGAAAAGTATGCGGGACTAGTAAGACTAGAGGAACAGATGAAATCTTCACAAAAGGGCGCGGAACAATTATTCCAATTATTTATGTTAGGATATTTTTCAGAAAAAAGGTAA